A region of Micromonospora sp. WMMD882 DNA encodes the following proteins:
- a CDS encoding short-chain fatty acyl-CoA regulator family protein, with translation MVEKTFAGARLRRMREDRAVSQADLARLLGISPSYLNQIEHDTRPLTVPVLMRITEVFGVDPTVFAPHDTPRLVAGLREALGGRAALPDLTELAGRLPEVAEAVIELHRRWQQADEQLAELVGDRDRIGRSPHDQVTEFFYRRQNYVPDLDEAAEALAARIGLRRGEVRAALRDRLADRHGVRVARDDAGALGGELHRYRPQTQTLHLSTSLRAGQEAMRMAAQIALLEFADVIDEIVEEEGFDDTQTQILTRVGLANYFAAALILPYERFLTAAERRRYDIELLTEHFAIGWETVCHRLSTLQRPRARGVPFSFVRVDRAGNMSKRQSATGFPFSRTGGTCPLWNVYEAFGAPGRVVTQVAAMPDGQRYLWIARTIIRHHGGYGQPGKVYAIGLGCETRHAGRLVYSTGMDLHAAEAATPIGPGCKTCERMTCPQRAAPPISRRLDLDENRSTFIPYPLKD, from the coding sequence GTGGTGGAGAAGACCTTCGCCGGCGCGCGGCTGCGCCGGATGCGCGAGGACCGGGCGGTCAGCCAGGCCGACCTGGCCCGCCTGCTGGGCATCTCGCCGAGCTACCTCAACCAGATCGAGCACGACACCCGGCCGCTGACCGTGCCGGTGCTGATGCGGATCACCGAGGTGTTCGGCGTCGACCCGACGGTGTTCGCCCCGCACGACACCCCCCGGCTGGTCGCCGGGCTGCGGGAGGCGCTGGGCGGCCGGGCCGCGCTGCCCGACCTCACCGAGCTGGCCGGCCGGCTGCCCGAGGTGGCCGAGGCGGTGATCGAGCTGCACCGCCGCTGGCAGCAGGCCGACGAGCAGCTCGCCGAGCTGGTCGGCGACCGGGACCGGATCGGCCGCAGCCCGCACGACCAGGTCACCGAGTTCTTCTACCGCCGGCAGAACTACGTGCCCGACCTCGACGAGGCGGCGGAAGCGCTGGCCGCCCGGATCGGGCTGCGCCGGGGCGAGGTGCGCGCCGCCCTCCGGGACCGGCTGGCCGACCGGCACGGGGTCCGCGTCGCCCGCGACGACGCCGGCGCCCTCGGCGGGGAGCTGCACCGGTACCGCCCGCAGACCCAGACGCTGCACCTGTCCACGTCGCTGCGGGCCGGGCAGGAGGCGATGCGGATGGCCGCGCAGATCGCCCTGCTGGAGTTCGCCGACGTGATCGACGAGATCGTCGAGGAGGAGGGCTTCGACGACACCCAGACCCAGATCCTCACCCGGGTCGGTCTGGCGAACTACTTCGCCGCCGCGCTGATCCTGCCGTACGAGCGGTTCCTCACCGCCGCCGAGCGCCGCCGGTACGACATCGAGCTGCTCACCGAGCACTTCGCGATCGGCTGGGAGACGGTCTGCCACCGGCTCAGCACCCTCCAGCGGCCCCGGGCCCGGGGCGTGCCGTTCTCGTTCGTCCGGGTCGACCGGGCCGGCAACATGTCGAAACGGCAGTCCGCGACCGGTTTCCCGTTCTCCCGCACCGGCGGCACCTGCCCCCTGTGGAACGTCTACGAGGCGTTCGGCGCGCCGGGCCGGGTGGTGACGCAGGTCGCGGCGATGCCGGACGGGCAGCGTTACCTGTGGATCGCCCGGACGATCATCCGCCACCACGGCGGTTACGGTCAGCCCGGCAAGGTCTACGCGATCGGGCTGGGCTGCGAGACCCGGCACGCCGGCCGGCTGGTCTACTCCACCGGGATGGACCTGCACGCCGCCGAGGCGGCCACCCCGATCGGGCCGGGCTGCAAGACCTGCGAACGGATGACCTGCCCGCAGCGGGCCGCCCCGCCGATCAGCCGACGGCTCGACCTGGACGAGAACCGCAGCACCTTCATCCCGTACCCGTTGAAGGACTGA
- a CDS encoding transporter substrate-binding domain-containing protein, giving the protein MSRPGAPAPGRRTATRGTVRRPLPVAVRRPLPVAVRAVLAATLTLVVAACAASTVPATAPAPLPAGVAEAPTGEPANDLCTVRRSFAPSEQRPARVGDRLVVGVDPSDATMSYWNAQEQTFQGFLIDLVLEVARALWPREDPRGRVTFKVVPPGQGPFALLAAGEIQMIATSLTASCGRARQVIFSNDYLDSGQTALVRKVDGRPQFRGMEQLGGRRVCAARETTSLKAIAGYRTAAGRALVPVSAPHPVDCLVMLRQGQVDAVSTDENILVGLAEIAPDTTLVTEPPPGNRKFCDYHTGRDAGTCTWFTDEPHAFALDNEELARFVNHVLESTRASGVWRRAHERWLRGHPDRGMPTPGQPPVTDWPPPSGPPD; this is encoded by the coding sequence GTGAGCCGACCAGGGGCGCCCGCGCCGGGGCGACGGACGGCGACGCGCGGGACGGTCCGGCGGCCCCTGCCCGTGGCGGTCCGGCGGCCCCTGCCCGTGGCGGTCCGGGCCGTCCTGGCCGCCACGCTGACCCTGGTGGTGGCCGCCTGTGCGGCCTCGACCGTCCCGGCCACCGCTCCCGCCCCGCTGCCCGCCGGGGTGGCCGAGGCGCCGACCGGGGAGCCCGCCAACGACCTGTGCACGGTGCGGCGCAGCTTCGCCCCCAGCGAGCAGCGGCCGGCGCGCGTGGGGGACCGGCTGGTGGTGGGCGTCGACCCGTCCGACGCGACGATGAGCTACTGGAACGCGCAGGAGCAGACGTTCCAGGGCTTCCTCATCGACCTGGTGCTGGAGGTGGCCCGCGCGTTGTGGCCGCGGGAGGACCCCCGCGGCCGGGTCACCTTCAAGGTGGTGCCGCCCGGCCAGGGGCCCTTCGCGCTGCTGGCGGCCGGGGAGATCCAGATGATCGCCACCTCGTTGACCGCGAGTTGTGGCCGTGCCCGGCAGGTGATCTTCTCCAACGACTACCTCGACTCCGGCCAGACCGCGCTGGTCCGCAAGGTGGACGGCAGGCCGCAGTTCCGGGGCATGGAGCAGCTCGGCGGCCGTCGGGTCTGCGCGGCCCGGGAGACGACGTCCCTGAAGGCGATCGCCGGCTACCGCACCGCCGCCGGCCGGGCGTTGGTGCCCGTGTCCGCTCCCCACCCGGTCGACTGCCTGGTCATGCTGCGGCAGGGGCAGGTCGACGCGGTCAGCACCGACGAGAACATCCTGGTCGGTCTCGCCGAGATCGCCCCAGACACCACGCTGGTGACCGAGCCCCCGCCTGGCAACAGGAAGTTCTGCGACTACCACACCGGACGGGACGCCGGCACCTGCACCTGGTTCACCGACGAGCCGCACGCCTTCGCCCTCGACAACGAGGAGCTGGCCCGGTTCGTCAACCACGTCCTGGAGTCCACCCGGGCCTCCGGGGTCTGGCGCCGGGCGCACGAGCGGTGGCTCCGGGGGCACCCGGACCGGGGCATGCCGACCCCCGGCCAGCCTCCCGTCACCGACTGGCCGCCGCCGAGCGGGCCGCCCGACTGA
- a CDS encoding M23 family metallopeptidase, whose product MLGRVTTGHPASPPARRPRNRTLRVLLALAVVAALAAVAVAVTPLLRPPGPRPLFQLPVACGETWQLGTYPGHDDFDVDFFPTEGEAWGRPVLASAAGTVTVAGINGELGGRTPEDPDGPRGRGGGYWVKIDHGGRWETQYLHLLEPPLVREGQRVAQGEQLGRLGSTGNSGAPHLHYEQRRGWEKVETHFDGQPSGITTDDREYTVRLTSANCPG is encoded by the coding sequence CCAGCCCACCTGCCCGCCGCCCCCGCAACCGCACCCTACGCGTCCTGCTCGCGCTCGCCGTGGTCGCCGCCCTGGCCGCCGTGGCGGTGGCCGTGACGCCACTGCTGCGGCCACCGGGCCCCCGCCCGCTGTTCCAGCTCCCCGTCGCCTGCGGGGAGACCTGGCAGCTCGGCACCTACCCCGGGCACGACGACTTCGACGTCGACTTCTTCCCCACCGAGGGGGAGGCGTGGGGCCGGCCGGTGCTGGCGTCGGCCGCCGGCACGGTGACCGTGGCGGGGATCAACGGCGAGCTGGGCGGCCGTACCCCGGAGGACCCGGACGGCCCGCGCGGACGCGGCGGCGGATACTGGGTGAAGATCGACCACGGCGGTCGGTGGGAGACGCAGTACCTGCACCTGCTGGAGCCGCCGCTGGTGCGCGAGGGGCAGCGGGTCGCCCAGGGCGAACAGCTCGGCCGGCTGGGCAGCACCGGCAACTCCGGCGCGCCGCACCTGCACTACGAGCAGCGCCGCGGCTGGGAGAAGGTCGAGACGCACTTCGACGGGCAGCCGTCCGGCATCACCACCGACGACCGCGAGTACACCGTCCGGCTGACCAGCGCCAACTGCCCCGGCTGA
- a CDS encoding peptidoglycan-binding protein: MSTLDAVPALRGADPGTGAAVRRPPARAGGRARAAWALSRRTLLQAGTAVGMAALSVFPAARRAYADGYTVYGSCPSYASDHNCSPGCGPSVIFADACNTSGTYVGYHKTDGVTWTLRPNECYSGTYDGWLWHYQGPCGACACSVERRCHDGYRRTSSGWVRSICRWNTQCGCQSTVSWPAVRRGNSGVNVYTVQHLLTARGHSTGIDGVFGSDTEAKVKAFQTSAGLTASGVVDAGTWPALVVSVRSGDSGHAVRGLQRQLNKHAHGLVVDGVFGGLTDSAVRDFQRQNGLTADGIAGVNTWRTLTGGAV, translated from the coding sequence ATGAGCACGCTGGACGCGGTGCCCGCGCTGCGCGGCGCCGACCCGGGCACCGGCGCCGCCGTACGCCGTCCGCCGGCCCGCGCCGGCGGACGCGCCCGGGCCGCCTGGGCGCTGTCGCGGCGTACCCTGCTGCAGGCCGGCACCGCCGTGGGCATGGCCGCGCTCAGCGTCTTTCCCGCGGCCCGGCGGGCCTACGCCGACGGCTACACCGTCTACGGCTCGTGTCCCAGCTACGCCAGCGACCACAACTGCTCCCCCGGCTGCGGGCCGAGCGTGATCTTCGCCGACGCCTGCAACACCAGCGGCACCTACGTCGGCTACCACAAGACCGACGGGGTCACCTGGACCCTGCGACCGAACGAGTGCTACTCGGGCACCTACGACGGCTGGCTCTGGCACTACCAGGGGCCGTGCGGGGCCTGCGCCTGCTCGGTGGAGCGCCGCTGCCACGACGGGTACCGCAGGACCAGCTCGGGATGGGTACGGTCGATCTGCCGGTGGAACACCCAGTGCGGCTGCCAGAGCACGGTGAGCTGGCCCGCCGTGCGGCGGGGCAACTCCGGGGTCAACGTCTACACCGTGCAGCACCTGCTCACCGCCCGGGGTCACAGCACCGGCATCGACGGGGTGTTCGGCAGCGACACCGAGGCCAAGGTCAAGGCCTTCCAGACCTCGGCCGGCCTCACCGCCAGCGGCGTCGTCGACGCCGGCACCTGGCCGGCGCTGGTGGTCAGCGTCCGCTCCGGCGACAGCGGCCACGCCGTACGCGGCCTGCAACGCCAACTCAACAAGCACGCCCACGGGCTGGTGGTCGACGGGGTCTTCGGCGGGCTCACCGACAGCGCGGTGCGTGACTTCCAACGGCAGAACGGCCTCACCGCCGACGGGATCGCCGGGGTGAACACCTGGCGGACGCTGACCGGAGGGGCGGTGTGA
- a CDS encoding MauE/DoxX family redox-associated membrane protein produces the protein MPVSALLASVAAYTVTLTLLVATAEHLSRPAALPRALAAHRVLPAPTLTAAVVVTAEALLAGAGVVALATDDPRPRVAVGLAGAALFGLYAGYGRHLVRTGRAGPCGCSRLELPTSGWVVARAGILAGLALVGAVRPGSIVGWPTPDADLAVVLLAAATFTALLWHLPAAMRQPAGPARLTEGELPG, from the coding sequence GTGCCCGTGTCCGCCCTGCTGGCGAGCGTGGCCGCGTACACCGTGACGCTCACCCTCCTGGTCGCCACCGCCGAACACCTGTCCCGACCGGCCGCGCTCCCCCGGGCCCTGGCCGCGCACCGCGTCCTGCCCGCCCCGACCCTGACCGCCGCGGTGGTCGTCACCGCCGAGGCGCTGCTCGCCGGCGCCGGCGTGGTCGCCCTGGCCACCGACGATCCGCGTCCCCGCGTCGCCGTCGGGCTCGCCGGCGCCGCGCTGTTCGGCCTCTACGCCGGCTACGGCCGGCATCTGGTCCGCACCGGGCGGGCCGGCCCGTGCGGCTGCTCCCGGCTGGAGCTGCCCACCTCCGGCTGGGTGGTGGCCCGCGCCGGGATCCTGGCCGGCCTGGCCCTGGTCGGCGCCGTCCGGCCCGGATCGATCGTCGGTTGGCCGACGCCGGACGCCGACCTCGCGGTCGTGCTGCTGGCCGCCGCCACGTTCACCGCGCTGCTGTGGCACCTGCCGGCCGCGATGCGCCAGCCGGCCGGGCCGGCGCGCCTGACCGAAGGAGAGCTGCCCGGATGA
- a CDS encoding serine/threonine-protein kinase encodes MTAVSRSCAERNCPGVVDRDGFCRLWGHPCDGGPADPSPVPPAIPAQPVAAVRLESTPVDARPATASTRDLWPRHRPWERPATIPPPRSRSALEAVLPRAVVSENQRYCPRTTCRRRVPRVTGYCPSCGSHYTFTPPLDKGDLCAGRYRIEGCLGHGGVGWVFLARDEELNGRWRVLKGQRNPDDREAAAAFAAEREALIELSDHHPGIVTITDAIRPDDSGVGYLVMEYVDGGTLEDARRAIAPDGGPAAVDVPQALGYAAQILDAFAYLHGQGWLYCDLKPDNVVLVSGHGVDSRIKLVDFGAARQVTNTVSPPWGTAGFEAPEVQRLGPAGPSVRSDIYTVGRTLAALTLVVSSADLRPLPAGEDLLRLALPARLDPFARLLARATATDPQDRFGSAAEMREQVRGVADQVRAATDDVPRPSRSSLFGPSACAFALHVDVTADPVEIALGLPTPLVDGDDPAAGFLASLGPADPAELITLLGAAPERTAQVTYRMVRAYLAAGRADEAGPLLAELPADRRDWSLWWHRGLVALVGGDVPAALDWFERVYGWLPGEVSARLAYAVTAELHGDHATAAAHYRGVWQTDQGVVAAVFGLARCLRVTEDPRRAAAILLTVPEAARASAVAVTCAARMLLEAPDDQRRLTAALDAADLVAKLPPFAERDLVEAYLLRVALDSDRRAARDADRLLFGHRLDETDLRRALDRVCRRLAARTADRRERIALIDHANANRPVTWW; translated from the coding sequence TTGACCGCTGTCTCCCGCTCCTGCGCGGAGCGCAACTGCCCCGGCGTGGTGGACCGGGACGGGTTCTGCCGCCTGTGGGGGCATCCCTGCGACGGCGGACCGGCCGACCCGTCACCGGTGCCGCCGGCCATTCCCGCCCAGCCGGTCGCCGCCGTCCGCCTGGAGTCGACGCCCGTCGACGCCCGGCCCGCGACGGCGTCCACCCGTGACCTGTGGCCGCGGCACCGCCCCTGGGAGCGTCCGGCGACCATCCCGCCACCGCGCAGCCGCAGCGCCCTGGAGGCGGTGCTGCCCCGGGCCGTCGTGTCCGAGAACCAGCGCTACTGTCCCCGGACGACCTGCCGACGCCGGGTGCCGCGGGTCACCGGCTACTGCCCGAGCTGCGGCAGCCACTACACGTTCACCCCGCCACTGGACAAGGGCGACCTCTGCGCCGGGCGGTACCGGATCGAGGGCTGCCTCGGTCACGGCGGCGTCGGGTGGGTGTTCCTGGCCCGGGACGAGGAGCTGAACGGCCGCTGGCGGGTCCTCAAGGGACAGCGCAACCCGGACGACCGGGAGGCCGCCGCCGCGTTCGCCGCGGAACGGGAGGCGCTCATCGAGCTGAGCGACCACCACCCGGGCATCGTGACCATCACCGACGCGATTCGTCCCGACGACAGCGGCGTCGGCTACCTGGTGATGGAGTACGTCGACGGCGGCACCCTGGAGGACGCCCGCCGCGCCATCGCCCCGGACGGTGGCCCGGCCGCCGTCGACGTGCCCCAGGCCCTCGGGTACGCGGCGCAGATCCTCGACGCGTTCGCGTACCTGCACGGGCAGGGCTGGCTCTACTGCGACCTGAAGCCCGACAACGTCGTGCTGGTCAGTGGCCACGGCGTCGACAGCCGGATCAAACTGGTCGACTTCGGGGCCGCCCGGCAGGTCACCAACACGGTCAGCCCGCCGTGGGGCACCGCCGGCTTCGAGGCGCCCGAGGTGCAGCGGCTGGGGCCGGCCGGGCCGAGCGTCCGCTCGGACATCTACACCGTCGGCCGTACCCTCGCCGCGCTGACCCTGGTCGTCAGCTCCGCCGACCTGCGTCCGCTACCGGCCGGTGAGGACCTGCTGCGGTTGGCGTTGCCGGCCCGGCTCGACCCGTTCGCCCGGCTGCTGGCGCGGGCCACCGCCACCGATCCGCAGGACCGCTTCGGCTCCGCCGCCGAGATGCGCGAGCAGGTCCGGGGGGTGGCCGACCAGGTGCGCGCCGCCACCGACGACGTCCCACGGCCCAGCCGATCGTCGTTGTTCGGCCCATCGGCGTGCGCGTTCGCCCTGCACGTCGACGTCACCGCCGACCCGGTGGAGATCGCGCTCGGGTTGCCCACGCCGCTGGTCGACGGCGACGATCCGGCGGCCGGGTTCCTCGCCTCGCTCGGCCCCGCCGACCCCGCCGAGCTGATCACCCTGCTGGGCGCCGCGCCCGAGCGCACCGCCCAGGTGACCTACCGGATGGTCCGGGCTTACCTGGCCGCCGGTCGGGCCGACGAGGCGGGTCCGCTGCTCGCCGAGCTCCCCGCCGACCGGCGGGACTGGTCGCTGTGGTGGCACCGGGGCCTGGTGGCGCTGGTGGGCGGGGACGTCCCGGCCGCCCTGGACTGGTTCGAGCGGGTCTACGGCTGGCTGCCCGGGGAGGTGTCCGCCCGGCTGGCCTACGCCGTTACGGCGGAGCTGCACGGTGACCACGCCACCGCGGCCGCCCACTACCGGGGCGTCTGGCAGACCGACCAGGGGGTGGTCGCGGCGGTCTTCGGGTTGGCCCGCTGCCTGCGCGTCACCGAGGACCCCCGCCGGGCCGCCGCCATCCTGCTGACCGTGCCGGAGGCGGCCCGCGCCTCGGCGGTGGCGGTGACCTGCGCGGCGCGGATGCTGCTGGAGGCCCCGGACGACCAGCGCCGGCTGACCGCGGCGCTGGACGCCGCGGACCTCGTCGCGAAGCTGCCCCCGTTCGCCGAGCGGGACCTGGTCGAGGCGTACCTGCTGCGGGTCGCCCTGGACAGCGACCGGCGGGCCGCGCGGGACGCCGACCGGCTGCTGTTCGGGCACCGGCTCGACGAGACCGACCTGCGTCGCGCCCTCGACCGCGTCTGCCGGCGGCTCGCCGCGCGCACCGCCGACCGGCGGGAGCGGATCGCGCTGATCGACCACGCCAACGCCAACCGGCCGGTCACCTGGTGGTGA
- the aceB gene encoding malate synthase A gives MRYEIIGPSADRFDEVLTAEALAFLVALDSEFAARRVALLDTRRARRARYATGQFPDFLPETAHVRADPDWRVAPPAPGLLDRRVEITGPPDRRMTVNALNSGAKVWLADFEDATAPTWHNVIGGQLALIDALDRRIDFTDDRGKRYALGDDLATIVVRPRGWHLVEKGIAVDGRPISASLVDFGLYFFHCARRQLDAGRGPYFYLPKLETHREARLWNDIFVFAQRYLGLPVGTIRATTLIETITAAFEMEEILYELREHSAGLNAGRWDYIFSVIKNFGHWPDYVLPDRAEVTMTVPFMRAYTELLVRTCHRRGAHAIGGMAAFVPSRDPAVNETALARVRADKQREAGDGFDGSWVAHPGLVTTCREVFDAVLGDHPHQLDRRRADVTVGAADLLAVDKTPGRVTAAGLRSNVAVALRYVDAWLGGVGAVALWNLMEDAATAEIARCQLWQWRHHGTPLADGGRVTDDLVRTLLAEELTALGEGRDDAGRERARRAARIVTDTALGDELPAFFTTDAYARHLAAGPRGARG, from the coding sequence GTGAGGTACGAGATCATCGGCCCGTCGGCCGACCGCTTCGACGAGGTGCTCACCGCCGAGGCGCTGGCGTTCCTGGTCGCCCTGGACAGCGAGTTCGCCGCCCGTCGGGTGGCGTTGCTGGACACCCGGCGGGCCCGCCGCGCCCGGTACGCCACCGGGCAGTTCCCCGACTTCCTCCCCGAGACCGCGCACGTGCGCGCCGACCCCGACTGGCGGGTCGCCCCGCCGGCCCCCGGCCTGCTCGACCGCCGGGTCGAGATCACCGGCCCGCCGGACCGCCGGATGACCGTGAACGCGCTCAACTCCGGGGCGAAGGTGTGGCTCGCCGACTTCGAGGACGCCACCGCCCCGACCTGGCACAACGTCATCGGCGGCCAACTCGCCCTGATCGACGCCCTGGACCGGCGGATCGACTTCACCGACGACCGGGGCAAGCGCTACGCCCTCGGCGACGACCTCGCCACCATCGTCGTGCGGCCTCGCGGCTGGCACCTGGTGGAGAAGGGCATCGCGGTGGACGGCCGACCGATCTCGGCCAGCCTGGTCGACTTCGGGCTCTACTTCTTCCACTGTGCCCGGCGGCAGCTCGACGCCGGGCGCGGCCCGTACTTCTACCTGCCGAAGCTGGAGACCCACCGGGAGGCCCGGCTCTGGAACGACATCTTCGTCTTCGCCCAGCGCTACCTGGGGCTGCCGGTCGGGACGATCCGGGCCACCACCCTGATCGAGACGATCACCGCCGCGTTCGAGATGGAGGAGATCCTCTACGAGCTGCGGGAGCACTCCGCCGGGCTGAACGCCGGCCGCTGGGACTACATCTTCAGCGTCATCAAGAACTTCGGCCACTGGCCGGACTACGTCCTGCCGGACCGCGCCGAGGTCACCATGACCGTGCCGTTCATGCGCGCGTACACCGAGCTGCTGGTGCGGACCTGCCACCGGCGCGGCGCGCACGCCATCGGCGGGATGGCCGCGTTCGTCCCCAGCCGGGACCCGGCGGTCAACGAGACCGCCCTGGCCCGGGTGCGGGCGGACAAGCAGCGGGAGGCCGGCGACGGGTTCGACGGCTCCTGGGTGGCCCACCCGGGCCTGGTCACGACCTGCCGGGAGGTGTTCGACGCGGTCCTCGGCGACCACCCGCACCAGCTCGACCGGCGGCGCGCCGACGTCACCGTCGGCGCGGCCGACCTGCTGGCCGTGGACAAGACCCCCGGCCGGGTCACCGCGGCCGGGCTGCGGTCCAACGTGGCGGTGGCGCTGCGGTACGTCGACGCCTGGCTCGGCGGCGTCGGCGCGGTGGCGTTGTGGAACCTCATGGAGGACGCGGCGACCGCCGAGATCGCCCGCTGCCAGCTGTGGCAGTGGCGACACCACGGCACGCCGCTGGCCGACGGCGGCCGCGTCACCGACGACCTGGTCCGCACGCTGCTCGCCGAGGAGCTGACCGCGCTGGGCGAGGGACGCGACGACGCCGGCCGGGAACGGGCCCGGAGGGCGGCGCGGATCGTCACGGACACCGCGCTCGGCGATGAGCTGCCGGCCTTCTTCACCACCGACGCGTACGCCCGGCACCTCGCCGCCGGGCCACGGGGCGCCCGCGGCTGA
- the aceA gene encoding isocitrate lyase, giving the protein MKTASELRHEWDTDPRWQGVRRSYRAEDVVRLRGAIQEEHTLARHGADRLWRLLHDEDYVHALGALTGNQAVQMVRAGLKAIYLSGWQVAADANLAGHTYPDQSLYPANSVPAVVRRINNALLRAAQITTAEGDDAGAGWLAPIVADAEAGFGGPLNAYELMTAMIAAGAAGVHWEDQLAAEKKCGHLGGKVLVPTGQHIRTLEAARLAADVAGVPTVVVARTDAQAATLLTTDVDERDRPYVTGERTAEGFYRVRNGIEPCVARGLAYAPHADLLWMETSTPDLEVARRFAEAIKDEHPDQLLAYNCSPSFNWRKHLDDATIAKFQRELGHMGYRFQFITLAGFHALNYSMFDLARGYAADGMPAYVALQEREFAAETAGYTAVKHQREVGTGYFDLISTVLNPAAETTALRGSTEEEQFA; this is encoded by the coding sequence ATGAAGACCGCATCCGAGTTGCGCCACGAGTGGGACACCGACCCGCGTTGGCAGGGAGTGCGCCGCAGCTACCGCGCCGAGGACGTGGTGCGGCTGCGCGGCGCGATCCAGGAGGAGCACACCCTCGCCCGGCACGGGGCCGACCGCCTGTGGCGGCTGCTGCACGACGAGGACTACGTCCACGCGCTCGGCGCGCTCACCGGCAACCAGGCCGTGCAGATGGTGCGCGCCGGGCTCAAGGCCATCTACCTCTCCGGCTGGCAGGTGGCCGCCGACGCCAACCTCGCCGGCCACACCTACCCCGACCAGAGCCTCTACCCGGCCAACTCGGTGCCCGCGGTGGTCCGGCGGATCAACAACGCGCTGCTGCGCGCCGCGCAGATCACCACCGCCGAGGGCGACGACGCCGGAGCCGGCTGGCTCGCCCCGATCGTCGCCGACGCCGAGGCCGGCTTCGGCGGGCCGCTCAACGCGTACGAGCTGATGACCGCCATGATCGCCGCCGGCGCGGCCGGCGTGCACTGGGAGGACCAGCTCGCCGCCGAGAAGAAGTGCGGCCACCTCGGCGGGAAGGTGCTCGTCCCGACCGGCCAGCACATCCGCACGCTGGAGGCGGCCCGGCTGGCCGCCGACGTGGCCGGCGTGCCGACGGTGGTCGTCGCCCGCACCGACGCACAGGCGGCCACCCTGCTCACCACCGACGTGGACGAGCGCGACCGGCCCTACGTCACCGGCGAGCGGACCGCGGAGGGCTTCTACCGGGTCCGCAACGGCATCGAACCGTGCGTCGCCCGGGGCCTGGCCTACGCGCCGCACGCCGACCTGCTCTGGATGGAGACCAGCACCCCCGACCTGGAGGTCGCCCGCCGGTTCGCCGAGGCCATCAAGGACGAGCACCCGGACCAGCTCCTGGCCTACAACTGCTCACCGTCGTTCAACTGGCGCAAACACCTCGACGACGCGACCATCGCCAAGTTCCAGCGGGAGCTCGGGCACATGGGCTACCGGTTCCAGTTCATCACCCTGGCCGGCTTCCACGCCCTCAACTACTCGATGTTCGACCTGGCGCGCGGCTACGCCGCCGACGGCATGCCCGCCTACGTGGCGTTGCAGGAGCGGGAGTTCGCCGCCGAGACGGCCGGCTACACCGCCGTCAAGCACCAGCGGGAGGTCGGCACCGGCTACTTCGACCTGATCAGCACCGTGCTCAACCCGGCCGCCGAGACGACCGCCCTGCGCGGTTCCACCGAAGAGGAGCAGTTCGCGTGA